A portion of the Bradyrhizobium sp. CCGUVB1N3 genome contains these proteins:
- the tnpB gene encoding IS66 family insertion sequence element accessory protein TnpB (TnpB, as the term is used for proteins encoded by IS66 family insertion elements, is considered an accessory protein, since TnpC, encoded by a neighboring gene, is a DDE family transposase.) yields the protein MWLATGYTDMRCGFPSLALRVQEVLRMSPMEGNLFVFRGRSGSLLKCIWHDGQGACLFTKRLERGKFIWPTVDGGAVPISPAQLSYLLSGIDWRHPQETWRPTRVG from the coding sequence GTGTGGCTAGCGACGGGCTATACCGACATGCGGTGTGGATTCCCGTCTCTTGCGTTGCGGGTACAGGAGGTGCTCCGAATGAGCCCGATGGAGGGCAATCTCTTCGTCTTCCGCGGTCGCAGTGGTTCGCTTTTGAAGTGCATCTGGCACGATGGCCAGGGCGCATGCCTTTTTACAAAAAGATTGGAACGTGGGAAGTTCATCTGGCCTACCGTTGATGGAGGCGCTGTTCCAATATCGCCGGCGCAGCTGAGTTATCTTCTGTCCGGAATAGATTGGCGTCATCCGCAGGAAACATGGCGCCCGACGCGTGTCGGATAG